In a genomic window of Streptomyces koelreuteriae:
- a CDS encoding siderophore-interacting protein, whose amino-acid sequence MTTAVAAPFRFFSLQVVRTRRLGPSLVRVTFGGPDLHAFHSDGRDQSLSLFLPHPGQPEPVVPLELGDGWWQGWRELPDDVRAVMRSYTLRALRRDPDEIDIDFALHGIEPGASVQAGPASRWADRAAAGDRVLLLGPAVADNRAIRFRPPEDTDLVVVWGDETAVPAASAIVEALPAGTRARVWLEVPHAGDIQDLVTAADVEITWLVKSQSPETPRTPRTPQTIEGSPMVLDTLRDAQLPPAERPYVWIAGESGCVKQLRRHFVRERGIDRRRVTFVGYWRRGVSEEQLRAES is encoded by the coding sequence ATGACCACCGCCGTGGCCGCCCCCTTCCGTTTCTTCTCACTCCAGGTCGTGCGGACGAGGCGGCTCGGTCCGTCTCTGGTCCGGGTCACCTTCGGTGGGCCGGATCTGCACGCGTTCCACTCCGACGGACGTGACCAGTCGCTGTCGCTGTTCCTGCCGCACCCCGGGCAGCCCGAGCCGGTCGTACCGCTCGAGCTCGGGGACGGCTGGTGGCAGGGCTGGCGCGAACTGCCCGACGACGTACGCGCCGTGATGCGCTCGTACACCCTGCGCGCGCTGCGCCGCGACCCGGACGAGATCGACATCGACTTCGCCCTGCACGGCATCGAGCCGGGCGCCTCCGTCCAGGCCGGTCCCGCCTCCCGCTGGGCCGACCGGGCCGCCGCCGGGGACCGGGTCCTGCTGCTCGGGCCGGCCGTCGCCGACAACCGGGCGATCCGCTTCCGGCCGCCCGAGGACACCGACCTCGTGGTCGTCTGGGGCGACGAGACCGCCGTACCGGCCGCCTCGGCCATCGTCGAGGCGCTGCCGGCCGGCACCCGCGCCCGGGTCTGGCTGGAGGTCCCGCACGCCGGGGACATCCAGGACCTGGTGACCGCGGCCGACGTCGAGATCACCTGGCTCGTCAAGAGCCAGTCCCCCGAGACCCCCCGGACCCCCCGGACCCCCCAGACCATCGAGGGCTCCCCCATGGTCCTCGACACCCTCCGCGACGCCCAACTCCCGCCCGCCGAGAGGCCGTACGTCTGGATCGCCGGCGAGTCCGGCTGTGTGAAGCAGCTGCGCCGGCACTTCGTACGGGAGCGCGGGATCGACCGCCGCCGGGTGACGTTCGTCGGCTACTGGCGCCGCGGCGTGAGTGAGGAGCAGCTACGCGCGGAAAGCTGA
- a CDS encoding ABC transporter substrate-binding protein → MSNARTARFSRRGILAAGGALGLGALVTACGSGDSKDGDSNAASGGKSGPWSFKDDRGKSVQLKKTPANIVAFTGVAAALYDYGVSVKGVFGPTKTKDGKPDVQAGDMDISKVTILGNAWDQFSVEKYAALAPDVLISTMFDDAGTLWYVPEASKDKIAKLAPSVGISVYDRQLTEPLQRMWELAESLGGDMKSAKATDAKKRFEEASERLRKAAKAHPDIKVLVGSASQELFYVSGTNLSVDLEYFKSLGVNFVEPPEKAKAQGGGWFESLSWENVDKYAADVIMMDDRSSAIQPADISEATWKKLPAVKAKQVISRSAEPILSYDKCVPLVENLAKAIESAKKVS, encoded by the coding sequence ATGTCGAACGCCAGAACCGCCCGCTTCTCCCGTCGCGGCATCCTCGCCGCCGGGGGTGCCCTCGGACTCGGCGCCCTCGTGACCGCCTGCGGCAGTGGAGACTCCAAGGACGGCGACTCGAACGCGGCATCGGGCGGCAAGTCCGGCCCCTGGTCCTTCAAGGACGACCGCGGCAAGAGCGTGCAGCTGAAGAAGACCCCCGCGAACATCGTCGCCTTCACCGGCGTCGCCGCCGCCCTGTACGACTACGGCGTCTCCGTCAAGGGCGTCTTCGGCCCGACCAAGACGAAGGACGGCAAGCCCGACGTCCAGGCCGGCGACATGGACATCAGCAAGGTGACCATCCTCGGCAACGCCTGGGACCAGTTCAGCGTCGAGAAGTACGCCGCGCTCGCCCCCGACGTGCTGATCAGCACCATGTTCGACGACGCCGGCACCCTCTGGTACGTCCCGGAGGCCTCGAAGGACAAGATCGCCAAGCTCGCCCCGAGCGTCGGCATATCCGTCTACGACCGTCAGCTCACCGAGCCGCTGCAGCGCATGTGGGAGCTGGCCGAGTCCCTCGGCGGCGACATGAAGTCCGCGAAGGCGACCGACGCCAAGAAGCGGTTCGAGGAGGCCTCCGAGCGGCTGCGCAAGGCCGCCAAGGCGCACCCCGACATCAAGGTGCTGGTCGGTTCCGCGAGCCAGGAGCTGTTCTACGTCTCCGGCACGAACCTCTCCGTCGACCTGGAGTACTTCAAGTCCCTCGGCGTGAACTTCGTCGAGCCGCCGGAGAAGGCCAAGGCGCAGGGTGGCGGCTGGTTCGAGTCCCTGAGCTGGGAGAACGTCGACAAGTACGCGGCGGACGTCATCATGATGGACGACCGGTCCTCGGCGATCCAGCCGGCGGACATCTCCGAGGCGACGTGGAAGAAGCTGCCGGCGGTGAAGGCCAAGCAGGTCATCTCGCGGTCGGCCGAGCCGATTCTGTCGTACGACAAGTGTGTGCCGTTGGTGGAGAACCTGGCGAAGGCCATCGAGAGCGCGAAGAAGGTCAGCTAG
- a CDS encoding integrin alpha, which translates to MSDFNGDGVADTVIADPNAAVNGAKAAGLVRIVLGGGKGVSEISQAMNGMGATPEAGDQFGFSRTSYDVNEDGCTDLVVGAPYEDVAKDGKQLVDAGAVYVIHGTPAGIGPGSKVEGYTQSELDPSTSTEAYDWFGHAVRAGSTASGSPYLVVGVPGENVTVGGTTHTDAGCVAYVQGATRVSVSQKDPGVPGDVEAHDRFGYSLAGTNRFFAVGAPGEAIGTAKFAGGVSVFSHAMAGGLPTPLVGLDQDGAGVAGTAEAGDGFGTSLSMTSYRPGDQTYNSDVLLAVGTPGEDVDKTADSGGAAVFRVQPSGTYTEVAAIDAADLGEAPAAGDFMGQRVTIANTNSAVVTTTATVRLAVGVPGRDTASAKDAGAVRILRPLDTAVSSTDKILVRGSGLPGKATTRDYNGTALTSGSAYLYLGVPHSKASDSPSGVLYVVPWTDIDGTTTVGTTTYLPGEGGLPDEGVAFGTVG; encoded by the coding sequence GTGAGTGACTTCAATGGTGACGGTGTCGCCGACACAGTGATCGCCGACCCGAACGCGGCGGTGAACGGTGCCAAGGCCGCCGGGCTGGTGCGTATCGTGCTGGGCGGGGGCAAAGGTGTCTCGGAGATCTCCCAGGCGATGAACGGCATGGGTGCGACCCCTGAAGCCGGTGATCAGTTCGGCTTTTCCCGCACGTCGTACGACGTGAACGAAGACGGATGCACCGACCTGGTCGTCGGTGCCCCCTACGAAGACGTTGCCAAGGACGGAAAGCAACTGGTCGACGCGGGTGCCGTGTATGTCATCCACGGCACACCGGCCGGCATAGGGCCGGGCTCGAAGGTGGAGGGGTACACCCAGTCGGAACTCGACCCCAGCACGTCCACCGAGGCGTACGACTGGTTCGGTCACGCGGTGAGGGCTGGGAGCACGGCGAGCGGCTCGCCGTATCTCGTCGTCGGCGTGCCGGGCGAGAACGTCACCGTAGGCGGGACGACTCATACCGACGCCGGATGTGTCGCGTACGTTCAGGGAGCGACGAGGGTTTCAGTGAGCCAGAAGGACCCCGGTGTTCCCGGTGACGTCGAGGCGCACGATCGCTTCGGCTACTCGCTGGCGGGAACGAACCGCTTCTTCGCCGTGGGCGCCCCGGGGGAAGCGATCGGGACCGCCAAGTTCGCCGGCGGTGTGAGTGTCTTCAGCCACGCGATGGCCGGTGGCCTTCCCACGCCCCTGGTCGGGCTCGACCAGGACGGCGCCGGAGTCGCGGGTACCGCCGAGGCGGGTGACGGGTTCGGCACCTCGCTCTCCATGACGAGCTACCGGCCCGGCGACCAGACCTACAACTCGGACGTACTTCTGGCCGTTGGCACGCCGGGAGAGGACGTCGACAAGACCGCCGACTCCGGCGGTGCGGCGGTGTTCCGAGTCCAGCCGTCCGGCACCTACACGGAGGTGGCGGCGATCGACGCTGCGGACCTCGGGGAGGCCCCGGCCGCCGGAGATTTCATGGGACAGCGCGTGACGATCGCCAACACCAATAGCGCTGTCGTGACGACGACCGCGACGGTCCGGCTCGCCGTCGGTGTGCCCGGCAGGGACACCGCCTCGGCCAAGGACGCGGGGGCAGTACGCATCCTCCGCCCCCTGGACACCGCCGTCAGCTCGACCGACAAGATCCTTGTCCGTGGTTCAGGGCTGCCCGGCAAGGCCACCACGCGTGACTACAACGGCACGGCTCTGACGTCCGGGTCTGCCTACCTCTACCTCGGAGTGCCCCACAGCAAGGCTTCCGACTCGCCCAGCGGAGTGCTCTACGTCGTGCCGTGGACGGACATCGACGGCACGACCACCGTCGGCACCACCACGTATCTGCCCGGCGAGGGAGGACTGCCCGACGAGGGCGTCGCGTTCGGAACGGTCGGATGA
- a CDS encoding glycosyltransferase family 2 protein yields MVSPVVSVIIAAYNAMPYLTRCITSVAEQRIGWDALEVIAVDDGSTDGTGEELDRLAEKYPELLSVFHQENSGGPSAPRNKGLDHARGKYVFFLDADDYLGREALERMVAMAEKNGTDIVLGKMVGVGGRGAPTSMFRRNQPRTDVFSSRVYWTLNPMKLFRRDLLERLELRFPTDLKIGEDQLFVGPAYLHAEGISVLADYDCLFWVEREDSGNITVQAGGSEPRLRFLPRVVDMLLEQVPPGPGRDHLAHRHLTVEVQQLLDHLAHEPRPDQEKSLARLAEVIAPLWHEGLNDRLSAMARLRLHLVRHTMLDELLELIRFENELGPSGVSTPVLVDGGRAYAQYPFFRAPSRSVPDACYDITRQLGARHRVTGAELRGTALHLTGYGYLHRIATEDVSTHVVLRERGTGTEYRLPVTHTATPGLGEEEDKGLYAYENAGFRAVVDITTAADGAPLTDGLWDISLAIGAQGITREVRIGSKRDPDISGAATTHVLHTPGGIRAVTLYATKPHGNVTLDIGERKHKVLPQMSLHSVRWAEDAPTELEFTGRCTLASRPEGALAVHLEDGQGGTAAFPARPASQSGGGDFVVRVPVTELPTGRWTGQLRLGPWSSTLPVLPENLGPAKWRRRSLPWYAKPVAEHRDEHFALEVARTRLLRAATARVKR; encoded by the coding sequence ATGGTCAGCCCTGTCGTTTCGGTGATTATCGCTGCGTACAATGCGATGCCCTATCTCACACGGTGCATCACCTCCGTAGCCGAGCAGAGAATCGGCTGGGACGCATTGGAAGTGATCGCGGTCGACGACGGTTCGACCGACGGAACGGGTGAGGAACTCGACCGGCTCGCGGAGAAATACCCGGAGCTGTTAAGCGTATTCCACCAAGAGAATTCCGGCGGCCCTTCAGCCCCCCGGAACAAGGGGCTCGACCACGCCCGGGGGAAGTACGTCTTCTTCCTGGACGCAGACGACTACCTGGGCCGCGAGGCCCTGGAACGCATGGTGGCCATGGCCGAGAAGAACGGCACCGACATCGTGCTCGGCAAGATGGTGGGGGTCGGCGGACGCGGGGCGCCCACCTCGATGTTCCGACGCAACCAGCCGCGGACCGACGTCTTCTCGTCCCGCGTGTACTGGACCCTCAACCCTATGAAGCTGTTCCGCCGTGACCTGCTGGAGCGGCTGGAGCTGCGATTCCCGACGGATCTGAAGATCGGCGAGGATCAGCTCTTCGTCGGCCCCGCCTACCTGCACGCCGAGGGAATCTCCGTACTCGCCGACTACGACTGCCTGTTCTGGGTCGAGCGTGAGGACAGCGGCAACATCACCGTGCAGGCCGGCGGATCCGAGCCCCGGCTGCGGTTCCTGCCTCGCGTGGTCGACATGCTCCTAGAGCAGGTGCCACCCGGCCCCGGCCGTGATCACCTGGCGCACCGTCACCTGACCGTCGAGGTGCAGCAACTGCTCGACCACCTGGCGCACGAGCCCCGCCCCGACCAGGAGAAGTCCCTGGCCCGACTCGCCGAGGTCATCGCCCCGCTGTGGCACGAGGGGCTGAACGACCGGCTGTCGGCCATGGCCAGACTGCGCCTGCACCTCGTACGCCACACGATGCTGGACGAGCTGCTGGAGCTGATCCGCTTCGAGAACGAGCTGGGCCCGAGCGGTGTCTCCACCCCTGTCCTCGTCGACGGCGGCCGCGCCTACGCCCAGTACCCCTTCTTCCGTGCCCCTTCCCGTTCCGTCCCCGACGCCTGCTACGACATCACCCGGCAGCTCGGGGCGCGCCACCGCGTCACCGGTGCCGAACTGCGCGGCACGGCTCTGCACCTCACCGGGTACGGCTATCTGCACCGGATCGCGACCGAGGACGTGAGCACCCATGTCGTCCTCCGCGAGCGCGGCACCGGCACGGAGTACCGGCTGCCGGTCACCCACACGGCGACGCCAGGCCTCGGCGAGGAGGAGGACAAGGGGCTATACGCCTACGAGAACGCCGGCTTCCGAGCCGTCGTCGACATCACCACTGCAGCAGACGGCGCCCCTCTCACCGACGGACTCTGGGACATCTCCCTCGCGATCGGCGCTCAGGGCATCACTCGAGAGGTCCGCATCGGCAGCAAGCGGGATCCCGACATCTCGGGCGCCGCGACGACGCACGTCCTGCACACCCCAGGCGGAATCCGCGCCGTCACCCTCTACGCGACCAAGCCGCACGGCAACGTCACTCTCGACATCGGCGAGCGCAAACACAAGGTGCTGCCGCAGATGAGTCTGCACAGCGTGCGGTGGGCCGAGGATGCCCCCACGGAGCTGGAGTTCACCGGCCGGTGCACCCTCGCCTCCCGCCCGGAGGGCGCTCTCGCCGTACATCTCGAGGACGGCCAGGGTGGCACCGCTGCCTTTCCTGCCCGCCCGGCCTCACAGTCCGGCGGCGGTGACTTCGTCGTGCGGGTGCCGGTCACGGAGTTGCCGACGGGGCGCTGGACGGGGCAACTCCGGCTCGGCCCCTGGTCGTCGACCCTGCCGGTACTCCCGGAGAACCTCGGGCCGGCCAAGTGGCGCCGCCGTAGCCTCCCCTGGTACGCGAAGCCCGTAGCGGAACACCGGGATGAACACTTCGCCCTCGAGGTGGCGCGGACCCGCCTGCTCCGGGCCGCGACCGCCCGCGTCAAGCGGTAG
- the desA gene encoding lysine decarboxylase DesA, with translation MRSHLLNDTTAEQYRRSVTDGVERVAAKLAATDRPFTGVSVDALSPRIDEIDLDQPLHDTTAVLDELEDVYLRDAIYFHHPRYLAHLNCPVVIPAVLGEAVLSAVNSSLDTWDQSAGGTLIERKLIDWTNERIGLGPAADGVFTSGGSQSNLQALLLAREEAKSDSLAKLRIFASEVSHFSVKKSAKLLGLGQDAVVSIPVDHDKRMQTVALARELERCKEAGLVPMAVVATAGTTDFGSIDPLPEIAELCEQFGTWMHVDAAYGCGLLASVKHRDRIDGIERADSVTVDYHKSFFQPVSSSAVLVRDAATLRHATYHAEYLNPRRMVQERIPNQVDKSLQTTRRFDALKLWMTLRTMGADGIGQLFDEVCELAREGWKLLAADPRYDVVVEPSLSTLVFRYIPAAVTDPAEIDRANLYARKALFASGDAIVAGTKVGGRHYLKFTLLNPETQASDIAAVLDLIAGHAEQYLGESLDRAS, from the coding sequence ATGCGCTCGCACCTGCTCAACGACACCACCGCGGAGCAGTACCGCCGCTCCGTGACCGACGGAGTCGAGCGGGTGGCCGCCAAACTCGCCGCCACCGACCGGCCCTTCACCGGCGTCAGCGTCGACGCCCTCTCCCCCCGCATCGACGAGATCGACCTCGACCAGCCGCTGCACGACACGACCGCGGTGCTCGACGAACTGGAGGACGTCTACCTCCGGGACGCGATCTACTTCCACCACCCCCGCTACCTCGCCCACCTCAACTGCCCGGTCGTCATCCCGGCCGTGCTCGGCGAGGCGGTCCTCTCCGCCGTCAACTCCTCCCTGGACACCTGGGACCAGTCGGCCGGCGGCACGCTCATCGAGCGGAAACTGATCGACTGGACGAACGAGCGCATCGGCCTCGGCCCCGCCGCCGACGGCGTGTTCACCTCCGGCGGCTCCCAGTCCAACCTCCAGGCGCTGCTGCTCGCCCGTGAGGAGGCCAAGAGCGACAGCCTCGCCAAACTGCGCATCTTCGCCTCCGAGGTCAGCCACTTCAGCGTGAAGAAGTCCGCGAAGCTGCTCGGCCTCGGCCAGGACGCCGTGGTCTCCATACCCGTCGACCACGACAAGCGTATGCAGACCGTCGCCCTCGCCCGTGAGCTGGAGCGCTGCAAGGAGGCCGGCCTCGTCCCGATGGCCGTCGTCGCCACCGCCGGCACCACCGACTTCGGCTCCATCGACCCGCTGCCCGAGATCGCCGAGCTGTGCGAGCAGTTCGGAACCTGGATGCACGTCGACGCCGCCTACGGCTGCGGTCTGCTCGCCTCCGTGAAGCACCGGGACCGCATCGACGGCATCGAGCGCGCCGACTCGGTCACCGTGGACTACCACAAGTCCTTCTTCCAGCCGGTGAGTTCCTCCGCCGTGCTCGTCCGGGACGCGGCCACCCTCCGGCACGCCACCTACCACGCGGAGTACCTGAACCCGCGCCGCATGGTGCAGGAACGTATCCCCAACCAGGTGGACAAGTCCCTGCAGACCACCCGCCGCTTCGACGCCCTCAAGCTCTGGATGACCCTGCGGACCATGGGCGCCGACGGCATCGGGCAGCTCTTCGACGAGGTGTGCGAACTGGCCCGGGAGGGCTGGAAGCTGCTCGCCGCCGACCCGCGCTACGACGTGGTCGTGGAGCCGAGCCTGTCCACCCTGGTCTTCCGCTACATCCCGGCGGCCGTGACCGACCCGGCCGAGATCGACCGCGCCAACCTCTACGCCCGCAAGGCCCTGTTCGCCTCCGGTGACGCCATCGTCGCGGGCACCAAGGTCGGCGGCCGCCACTACCTGAAGTTCACCCTGCTCAACCCCGAGACGCAGGCGTCCGACATCGCCGCCGTCCTCGATCTGATCGCCGGCCATGCCGAGCAGTACCTGGGAGAGTCCCTTGACCGCGCGTCCTGA
- a CDS encoding LamG-like jellyroll fold domain-containing protein codes for MKTRRRNAAVVATLTALLAAGMSGAPAAEQAVAQAAPTGNDTDVPALSMTDARVRAAKSGKPVEIIGLRSERSTTVANPDGTFTSTEYVKPVRTRKNGTWTDIDTTLVEQKNGTFAPKAALTAMSFSGGGDTTFAEIEKDGHTLSLNWPDELPEPKTDGPTATYADVLQGVDLKVTASAEGFSHLLVVRNAAAAANPELARLELPVDTSSLELSETEDGGLAATDSGSGGSVFEAPQPVMWDSHEGAAQQPAAPGASDGETITPPDGVQVTDVAVDLEPGTMTLTPDANMLADPDTVYPVYIDPVVKTANRSGWTMVSSHHSSAEFWKFDDDEGVGRCPTDVSYRCSSSHDVKRQFFAIPTGGFKGKDIVDAEFAVTMVHTYSDSGREVQLARVNSTGASAINSSTNWSNQPSSKETITSKSPTNPAGSCTATNQNVRFGVTGTIQKAADSGWDTTTFRLKAGSESDTSYWKRFCGNGHLSVTYNRPPLRPEQDDLNMTPGGRCEYGSATEHYVTKPPTLYAVVKDYDHGDLGSNSETLQAEFKVWWTNSSGGEVVHYAKTGKKSTFDASKDGQTGQATFKYTVGSDLSADGKPGFSLPKNTTIAWAVRGYDQKASGPWSTDGGQTRCEFILDDSKPQAAAITSSRYPSDDEWHAGVGDYGDFTMDSPAADVTQYRYYFTGPRADTTRKTAEARPVGGPATIRWMPPAEGSYTLHVTAVDGAGNPQKTPTSHVFLVSDGRAPAAAWTLGDARNSSKAAGSSGAPDATAGTGVTFGTEGPLGPTDTAASLNGTENAYLDAGEPAVDTGGTFSVSAWVMLPSLPTENVTVVSQDGTAQPGFELGYDVDSSSWSFRIPVSDIESLGSWKVSGAAAVAGSWTHLIGVYDIELGKMMLYVNGVLVADDVQARHTKWNAVGALQIGRRISLEGYTNHFKGSIADVKLHDRVIPPTEGQELGGIQPRQLAYWQLDEAANGISPEMAGGTGLTLGGGASVYVPDDSCDPAADPECVPPAAPLWGDGHLALNGTGAHATRPAGRLSAQDSFTLTARARLASANPTRDQTVLALSGTNGSAIKVRYSAAAARWQLVATSEDAVSATAVSVPDAAHLPSSQGAGDHLALVYNAVFGEVLLYVNGAAVGKASWDNTWDFSKTSLQVGRARTGAAAQEYFSGAVDEVRMYQGPLDAALMALVAVLPAGAAIEESSA; via the coding sequence ATGAAGACCCGACGCCGTAATGCCGCTGTCGTCGCCACGCTCACGGCGCTGCTGGCTGCAGGCATGAGCGGGGCACCCGCTGCCGAGCAGGCGGTCGCCCAGGCCGCGCCCACGGGCAACGACACCGACGTCCCGGCCCTCAGCATGACCGACGCCCGGGTGCGGGCAGCGAAATCCGGCAAGCCGGTGGAGATCATCGGCCTGCGTAGCGAGCGCAGCACCACCGTCGCCAATCCGGACGGGACCTTCACCAGCACTGAGTACGTCAAACCGGTTCGCACGCGGAAGAACGGCACCTGGACGGACATCGACACCACTCTGGTCGAGCAGAAGAACGGCACCTTCGCGCCGAAGGCCGCGCTGACCGCGATGTCCTTCTCCGGCGGTGGGGACACCACCTTCGCCGAGATAGAGAAGGACGGCCACACGCTGTCCCTGAACTGGCCGGACGAACTCCCCGAGCCGAAGACGGACGGCCCCACAGCCACGTACGCCGACGTCCTGCAGGGCGTCGACCTGAAGGTCACAGCGAGCGCCGAGGGCTTCTCGCACCTCCTGGTCGTCAGGAACGCCGCGGCCGCGGCCAACCCCGAGCTGGCGCGGCTCGAACTGCCCGTCGACACTTCCTCGCTGGAGCTGTCGGAGACCGAGGACGGCGGGCTCGCCGCCACTGACAGCGGGTCCGGGGGGAGCGTCTTCGAAGCGCCACAGCCGGTCATGTGGGACTCCCACGAAGGGGCGGCTCAACAGCCGGCCGCCCCTGGAGCGTCCGACGGAGAAACGATCACTCCGCCGGATGGTGTCCAGGTCACCGATGTCGCCGTGGACCTGGAGCCGGGCACCATGACCCTCACCCCCGACGCGAACATGCTCGCCGACCCGGACACCGTCTATCCGGTCTACATCGACCCCGTGGTCAAGACAGCGAACCGCAGTGGCTGGACCATGGTGTCGTCGCACCACTCGAGCGCCGAGTTCTGGAAGTTCGACGACGACGAAGGCGTGGGACGGTGCCCCACCGACGTGTCGTACCGCTGCTCCAGTAGCCATGACGTCAAGCGCCAGTTCTTCGCGATACCGACCGGCGGATTCAAGGGCAAGGACATCGTCGACGCCGAGTTCGCCGTGACGATGGTGCACACCTACAGCGACTCCGGACGTGAGGTACAGCTCGCCCGGGTCAACAGCACGGGCGCGAGCGCGATCAACTCGTCGACGAACTGGTCGAACCAGCCTTCCTCGAAGGAGACGATCACATCCAAGTCTCCGACCAATCCGGCTGGTTCGTGCACCGCGACCAACCAGAACGTGCGCTTCGGTGTGACGGGCACGATCCAGAAGGCCGCCGACAGCGGCTGGGACACCACGACGTTCCGGCTCAAGGCGGGCAGCGAGTCCGACACCTCGTACTGGAAGCGCTTCTGCGGCAACGGACACCTCTCGGTGACGTACAACCGGCCACCGCTCCGGCCTGAGCAGGACGACCTGAACATGACGCCCGGCGGCAGGTGCGAGTACGGAAGCGCCACCGAGCACTACGTGACCAAGCCGCCCACCCTGTACGCCGTCGTCAAGGACTACGACCATGGAGACCTGGGCTCCAACTCGGAAACCCTTCAGGCCGAGTTCAAGGTGTGGTGGACCAACAGCTCCGGTGGCGAGGTCGTCCACTACGCGAAGACGGGCAAGAAGAGCACGTTCGACGCGAGCAAGGACGGCCAGACCGGCCAGGCGACCTTCAAGTACACCGTCGGTTCCGACCTGTCGGCGGACGGCAAACCAGGCTTCTCCCTCCCGAAGAACACCACCATCGCCTGGGCGGTCCGTGGCTACGACCAGAAGGCGTCAGGGCCCTGGTCGACCGACGGTGGCCAGACGCGATGCGAGTTCATCCTGGACGACAGCAAGCCGCAGGCTGCGGCGATCACGTCGTCCCGGTATCCGAGCGACGACGAATGGCATGCCGGTGTCGGCGACTACGGCGACTTCACCATGGACTCGCCGGCCGCGGACGTGACGCAGTACAGGTACTACTTCACCGGTCCGCGAGCTGACACCACACGGAAAACGGCGGAGGCCCGGCCCGTGGGTGGTCCGGCGACCATCCGCTGGATGCCGCCGGCCGAGGGTTCGTACACCCTGCATGTAACCGCGGTCGACGGTGCGGGGAACCCCCAGAAGACACCGACCAGCCATGTCTTCCTGGTCAGCGACGGCCGTGCGCCGGCGGCGGCCTGGACGCTCGGTGATGCCAGGAACTCCTCGAAGGCCGCGGGCAGCAGCGGTGCGCCGGATGCCACCGCCGGCACGGGGGTGACGTTCGGAACGGAGGGGCCGTTGGGCCCGACCGACACCGCGGCATCGCTGAACGGGACCGAGAACGCCTACCTCGACGCGGGCGAACCCGCTGTCGACACGGGCGGCACCTTCTCCGTGAGCGCCTGGGTGATGTTGCCCTCGCTGCCCACCGAGAACGTCACCGTCGTCAGCCAGGACGGTACCGCCCAGCCGGGTTTCGAGCTGGGGTACGACGTCGATTCCTCCTCGTGGAGCTTCCGCATTCCGGTGAGCGACATCGAGTCGCTCGGCTCGTGGAAGGTCTCCGGTGCCGCGGCCGTGGCCGGCAGCTGGACCCATCTCATCGGCGTGTATGACATCGAACTCGGCAAGATGATGTTGTACGTCAACGGTGTGCTCGTCGCCGATGACGTACAGGCCCGCCACACGAAGTGGAACGCCGTTGGAGCCCTTCAGATAGGCCGAAGGATCTCGCTTGAGGGATACACCAACCACTTCAAGGGCAGCATCGCCGACGTCAAACTTCACGACCGCGTCATCCCGCCCACTGAAGGACAAGAACTCGGCGGTATCCAGCCCCGCCAGCTCGCCTACTGGCAGCTGGACGAGGCGGCGAACGGCATCTCCCCGGAGATGGCGGGCGGTACCGGTCTGACACTCGGCGGCGGTGCCTCCGTGTACGTTCCGGACGACTCCTGCGACCCCGCTGCCGACCCCGAGTGCGTTCCTCCGGCCGCACCGCTGTGGGGAGATGGGCACTTGGCCCTGAACGGCACCGGTGCCCACGCGACGCGACCCGCCGGGCGGCTCTCCGCGCAGGACAGCTTCACGCTGACGGCTCGCGCCCGGCTGGCCTCGGCGAATCCGACGAGGGACCAGACGGTGTTGGCCCTGTCCGGCACCAACGGCAGCGCGATCAAGGTGCGGTACAGCGCCGCAGCCGCCCGGTGGCAGCTCGTGGCCACCAGCGAGGATGCGGTCTCCGCGACGGCCGTCTCTGTTCCCGACGCGGCCCACCTGCCCAGTTCACAGGGAGCAGGAGACCACCTCGCACTGGTCTACAACGCGGTCTTCGGCGAGGTGCTCCTCTATGTCAACGGCGCTGCAGTGGGCAAGGCGTCCTGGGACAACACCTGGGACTTCAGCAAGACGAGCCTCCAGGTCGGCAGGGCGCGGACCGGAGCGGCGGCGCAGGAGTACTTCTCCGGTGCTGTCGACGAAGTCCGTATGTATCAGGGCCCGCTGGATGCCGCGTTGATGGCGCTGGTGGCGGTCCTGCCGGCCGGCGCCGCCATCGAAGAGTCCTCCGCGTAA